A window of Festucalex cinctus isolate MCC-2025b chromosome 6, RoL_Fcin_1.0, whole genome shotgun sequence contains these coding sequences:
- the hmox2a gene encoding LOW QUALITY PROTEIN: heme oxygenase 2a (The sequence of the model RefSeq protein was modified relative to this genomic sequence to represent the inferred CDS: inserted 1 base in 1 codon): protein MNTQQKINGVIVDDGDCEDELLSPSDLSEMLADGXKEAHDRAENCHFVKDFLRGRIQRELFKRGTAALYFVYLAMEEEIEKNKEHPQVAPIYFPAELHRCEALARDLQYFYGADWRTQISLSSGTKPYVDRIHQVGARDPVLLVAHLYTRYMGDLSGGQILKKVAQRALKLPSTGEGVNFYQFEGIHSHRGFKQLYRSRMNQIELDADTKRKIVAESNRAFGFNLMVFTELEEIGKSIPDAAQPAAFGHSHAEIMQGGDITKCPYYAAKMAVSGNPTYACQLAKALLQHSRCQVALATWIALLAGFTAWYLL, encoded by the exons ATgaacacacaacaaaaaataaatggagtGATTGTTGATGATGGTGACTGCGAGGATGAACTTCTAAG TCCAAGCGACCTGTCTGAGATGCTGGCTGATG CCAAAGAGGCCCACGACCGAGCGGAGAACTGCCACTTTGTCAAAGACTTCCTCAGAGGACGCATTCAAAGAGAGCTGTTTAAG AGAGGCACTGCAGCTCTGTACTTTGTCTATTTGGCCATGGAGGAGGAGATTGAGAAGAACAAAGAGCATCCTCAGGTTGCTCCAATCTACTTCCCTGCAGAGCTGCACAGATGCGAGGCCCTGGCGCGGGATCTCCAGTATTTCTATGGAGCCGACTGGCGGACTCAG ATCAGCCTCTCTTCAGGTACCAAACCATACGTGGACCGCATCCACCAGGTGGGGGCACGGGACCCCGTGTTGTTGGTGGCCCACTTGTACACCCGCTATATGGGGGATCTTTCGGGTGGACAGATCCTCAAAAAAGTGGCCCAGAGGGCACTTAAGCTCCCCTCAACTGGCGAGGGGGTCAACTTCTACCAGTTTGAGGGCATCCACAGTCACAGGGGCTTCAAGCAGCTTTACAGGAGCAGGATGAACCAGATCGAGCTGGACGCGGACACCAAGCGGAAGATCGTGGCAGAGTCCAACAGGGCTTTTGGTTTCAACTTGATG GTGTTCACAGAGCTTGAAGAGATTGGAAAGAGCATCCCAGATGCAGCACAACCGGCAGCTTTTGGGCATAGTCATGCTGAAATCATGCAAGGAGGTGATATCACTAAGTGCCCATACTATGCGGCAAAAATGG CCGTCAGTGGAAATCCCACATATGCTTGCCAGTTAGCCAAGGCGCTCCTACAACACTCCCGCTGTCAGGTGGCGCTGGCCACGTGGATCGCCCTCCTTGCTGGCTTCACAGCCTGGTATCTTCTGTGA
- the tmem186 gene encoding transmembrane protein 186, with protein MSGLICSALAGRFRTHLLSCVRGSCRQLTVPLSFGVRPSASKHLNLHQACRGPFTPQITACVKFSDLSTQKYDMVYKFPHMKLFRAVSRLKLLQTGVTVIILPPVYILYFMGDAPLFLVTYSTGMALFAGVMLYTASHFFRRVVGMMYLDSSHNTLKVSHLTFWGQRHDIYMPVSDVMTVADTGDSANETILKLKRYSTPQTLYFSTRFGQVVDKQRFEKVFGSLK; from the exons ATGTCTGGCTTG ATCTGTTCAGCATTAGCAGGCAGGTTTAGGACCCACCTCCTGTCCTGTGTAAGAGGATCATGCCGGCAGCTCACAGTTCCTTTGTCTTTTGGGGTGAGGCCTTCTGCATCCAAGCATTTAAACCTCCATCAAGCCTGTCGTGGACCCTTTACTCCCCAAATCACAGCCTGCGTCAAGTTCTCAGATTTGTCCACACAGAAATACGACATGGTTTATAAATTCCCACACATGAAGCTCTTCAGAGCCGTGTCCAGGCTAAAATTACTTCAAACTGGAGTCACTGTGATTATCCTCCCGCCCGTGTATATTTTGTACTTTATGGGAGATGCCCCCCTCTTTCTTGTCACCTACTCGACAGGAATGGCTCTATTTGCTGGTGTGATGTTATACACAGCTAGCCACTTTTTCAGAAGGGTTGTGGGAATGATGTACCTGGATTCGTCTCACAACACGCTCAAAGTGTCCCACCTGACGTTCTGGGGTCAGCGCCATGACATTTACATGCCTGTGTCAGATGTTATGACTGTTGCGGACACCGGGGACTCTGCAAATGAGACCATACTGAAACTGAAGCGGTACAGCACTCCTCAGACTTTGTATTTCTCCACACGGTTTGGACAGGTGgtggacaaacaacgttttgaGAAGGTTTTTGGAAGTTTAAAGTAA
- the gde1 gene encoding glycerophosphodiester phosphodiesterase 1 isoform X1: MLQLGDDVSLYSVVFVVVLLATRSPVWSGVLTGCLYLFLAAFRFPQLPPGRARQVLHPSGSEKVSVVAHRGGGHDAPENTIAAIRLASKNGASGVELDLEFSADGVPILMHDESVDRTTNGSGLLSQLKFADLAKLDAAAKHRLRDKFAGEKIPTLEQAVEECIKLQLTIYFDVKGHPDEQAAVALSTLYKKHPVLYNSSIVCSFEPKVIYKMRQTDPHVVTAFAHRPWSLSRFGDGSPRYPSPWKHHWLTLMDIVLDWAHHHLLWKLCGISAFLMQKNFVSHDYVRYWSERGVEVVAWTVNNGGEKQHYQELLKVGYITDSLVEDCEPHY, from the exons ATGCTACAGCTGGGCGATGACGTGTCGCTCTACTCGGTCGTATTCGTGGTGGTCCTTCTGGCCACTCGCAGCCCGGTTTGGTCCGGCGTCCTCACCGGTTGCCTTTACCTCTTCTTGGCCGCGTTCCGCTTCCCGCAGCTGCCACCCGGCCGGGCCCGACAAGTGCTTCATCCGTCCGGATCCGAGAAGGTGTCCGTGGTGGCTCATCGGGGAGGCGGACACGACGCACCGGAAAACACGATAGCGGCCATCCGACTG GCCAGCAAGAACGGCGCCTCCGGAGTGGAACTGGACCTGGAGTTCTCTGCAGACGGGGTCCCGATCCTGATGCATGACGAGAGCGTGGATCGGACAACAAACGGATCAGGCCTCCTCAGTCAATTAAAATTTGCTGACTTGGCTAAACTAGACGCAGCCGCGAAACATCGACTCAG GGACAAGTTTGCTGGCGAGAAGATCCCAACACTTGAGCAGGCAGTGGAGGAATGCATCAAACTGCAGCTCACCATATACTTTGATGTGAAAGGGCATCCAGATGAG CAGGCAGCTGTGGCGCTCTCAACTCTCTACAAAAAGCATCCAGTCCTGTACAACAGCAGCATTGTGTGCTCCTTTGAGCCCAAAGTCATCTACAAG ATGAGGCAGACTGACCCACACGTGGTCACGGCGTTCGCCCACAGGCCGTGGAGCTTGAGCCGCTTTGGCGATGGCTCCCCACGTTACCCGTCGCCGTGGAAACACCACTGGCTGACATTAATGGACATCGTGTTGGATTGGGCCCACCATCACTTGTTGTGGAAGCTCTGCGGCATTTCCGCCTTCTTGATGCAAAAGAATTTTGTCTCGCA TGACTATGTGCGGTACTGGAGCGAGAGGGGGGTGGAGGTGGTTGCCTGGACGGTAAACAACGGCGGGGAGAAGCAACACTACCAGGAACTTCTGAAAGTCGGTTACATCACAGATAGTCTTGTGGAGGACTGTGAGCCTCACTACTGA
- the gde1 gene encoding glycerophosphodiester phosphodiesterase 1 isoform X2, whose product MLQLGDDVSLYSVVFVVVLLATRSPVWSGVLTGCLYLFLAAFRFPQLPPGRARQVLHPSGSEKVSVVAHRGGGHDAPENTIAAIRLASKNGASGVELDLEFSADGVPILMHDESVDRTTNGSGLLSQLKFADLAKLDAAAKHRLRDKFAGEKIPTLEQAVEECIKLQLTIYFDVKGHPDEAAVALSTLYKKHPVLYNSSIVCSFEPKVIYKMRQTDPHVVTAFAHRPWSLSRFGDGSPRYPSPWKHHWLTLMDIVLDWAHHHLLWKLCGISAFLMQKNFVSHDYVRYWSERGVEVVAWTVNNGGEKQHYQELLKVGYITDSLVEDCEPHY is encoded by the exons ATGCTACAGCTGGGCGATGACGTGTCGCTCTACTCGGTCGTATTCGTGGTGGTCCTTCTGGCCACTCGCAGCCCGGTTTGGTCCGGCGTCCTCACCGGTTGCCTTTACCTCTTCTTGGCCGCGTTCCGCTTCCCGCAGCTGCCACCCGGCCGGGCCCGACAAGTGCTTCATCCGTCCGGATCCGAGAAGGTGTCCGTGGTGGCTCATCGGGGAGGCGGACACGACGCACCGGAAAACACGATAGCGGCCATCCGACTG GCCAGCAAGAACGGCGCCTCCGGAGTGGAACTGGACCTGGAGTTCTCTGCAGACGGGGTCCCGATCCTGATGCATGACGAGAGCGTGGATCGGACAACAAACGGATCAGGCCTCCTCAGTCAATTAAAATTTGCTGACTTGGCTAAACTAGACGCAGCCGCGAAACATCGACTCAG GGACAAGTTTGCTGGCGAGAAGATCCCAACACTTGAGCAGGCAGTGGAGGAATGCATCAAACTGCAGCTCACCATATACTTTGATGTGAAAGGGCATCCAGATGAG GCAGCTGTGGCGCTCTCAACTCTCTACAAAAAGCATCCAGTCCTGTACAACAGCAGCATTGTGTGCTCCTTTGAGCCCAAAGTCATCTACAAG ATGAGGCAGACTGACCCACACGTGGTCACGGCGTTCGCCCACAGGCCGTGGAGCTTGAGCCGCTTTGGCGATGGCTCCCCACGTTACCCGTCGCCGTGGAAACACCACTGGCTGACATTAATGGACATCGTGTTGGATTGGGCCCACCATCACTTGTTGTGGAAGCTCTGCGGCATTTCCGCCTTCTTGATGCAAAAGAATTTTGTCTCGCA TGACTATGTGCGGTACTGGAGCGAGAGGGGGGTGGAGGTGGTTGCCTGGACGGTAAACAACGGCGGGGAGAAGCAACACTACCAGGAACTTCTGAAAGTCGGTTACATCACAGATAGTCTTGTGGAGGACTGTGAGCCTCACTACTGA
- the mcrip2 gene encoding MAPK regulated corepressor interacting protein 2 has protein sequence MMYTITRGPSKLVTQRRTTGPAQQIESKFAELKLKPTTWLTSNAPPPKIVFNRLNGKRFHVAPAHKVGSPAEGFTPAHEENVKFVYQAWREVEQKLGDGDDRESTGSRGPVQYAEKTPNVVMKNFVPIDLEEWWAQRFLANIADLS, from the exons ATGATGTACACCATCACCAGAGGGCCCAGCAAACTCGTTACACAACGGAGGACGACAG GCCCCGCGCAACAGATTGAGAGTAAATTCGCCGAGCTGAAACTCAAGCCGACGACGTGGCTCACGTCAAA CGCTCCGCCTCCAAAGATCGTGTTCAACCGCCTCAATGGGAAGCGTTTCCACGTTGCGCCCGCGCACAAGGTCGGCAGCCCGGCAGAGGGATTCACTCCTGCACATGAGGAGAATGTCAAATTTGTATATCAAG CATGGCGGGAGGTGGAGCAGAAGCTGGGAGACGGCGACGACAGGGAATCGACGGGGAGCCGAGGGCCCGTTCAGTACGCAGAGAAGACCCCCAACGTTGTCATGAAGA ATTTTGTACCCATCGACCTGGAGGAGTGGTGGGCTCAGCGCTTCCTTGCAAATATTGCAGACCTCTCATGA